A genomic stretch from Ovis canadensis isolate MfBH-ARS-UI-01 breed Bighorn chromosome 5, ARS-UI_OviCan_v2, whole genome shotgun sequence includes:
- the ARHGAP45 gene encoding rho GTPase-activating protein 45 isoform X5 gives MRQVISKYPLLNTVETLTAAGTLIAKVKAFHYECNNESDKQEFEKALETIAVSFSSTVSEFLMGEVDSSILLSVPPGDPGQSMENLYGQGSESAPPSGEECDAGCLSPEDVDTLLQRCEGGVDAALQYAKNMAKYMKDLIGYLEKRSALEMDFAKGLQKIVQNCRQSVMQEPHMPLLSIYSLALEQDLEFGHGLVQAVGTLLTQTFMQPLNLRRLEHEKRRKEIKESWHRAQRKLQEAESNLRKAKQGYMQRCEDHDKARFLVAKAEEEQASIGPGAGGAASKTLDKRRRLEEEAKNKAEEAMATYRTCVADAKTQKQELEDTKVTALRQIQEVIRQSDQTIKSATISYYQMMHTQTAPLPVHFHMLYESSKLYDPGQQYASHVRQLQRGEEPDVHYDFEPHVPASAWSPVLRTRKSSFNVSDAVGAEAASSPPEDGGPSEGEIAKERRSGRGHQVHKSWPISISDSEASLDPSPGSEDFKKFERMSSCGTMSSNEELADQEGSVGASAFDQADLNGMTPELPVAMPSGPFRHVGLSKAARTHRLRKLRTPAKCRECNSYVYFQGAECEECCLACHKKCLETLAIQCGHKKLQGRLQLFGQDFRHAARSTPDGVPFIIKKCIFEIEQRALRTKGIYRVNGVKTRVEKLCQAFENGKELVELSQASPHDISNVLKLYLRQLPEPLISFRLYHELVGMAKDSLKAEAEAKAASRGRPDATESEAAAMAMAGRLRELLRDLPRENWATLRYLMRHLRRIVEVEQDNKMTPGNLGIVFGPTLLRPRPTEATVSLSSLVDYPHQACIVETLIAHFSLVFEEEPEEAPGGQDGVSSQRPEVVVQAPYLGGSGGAAFPLTEEAEDGGLEPHVASNDSDSELEEASDLQSPAGGAALHRLSFLERQGGDAGTEGSQGSRSGSEEQLGATAGEYGPGAWEAPGEESAQRLSEYNTNQCNNTSQCITTSQYNATNWCNNVAAAWLPAVRLRGGRLVGGNSCKRQPEFV, from the exons GGAGAACCTGTATGGACAGGGGAGTGAGAGTGCCCCCCCCAGTGGCGAGGAGTGTGATGCGG gctgcctgtccccggaggACGTGGACACCCTGCTGCAGCGCTGTGAGGGGGGCGTGGACGCTGCCCTGCAGTACGCCAAGAACATGGCCAAATACATGAAGGACCTCATCGGCTACCTGGAGAAGCGGAGCGCGCTGG AGATGGACTTTGCCAAAGGCCTGCAGAAGATCGTCCAGAACTGCAGACAGAGTGTCATGCAGGAG CCGCACATGCCCCTCCTGTCCATCTACTCACTGGCACTAGAACAGGACCTGGAGTTTGGCCACGGCCTGGTGCAGGCAGTGGGCACGCTGCTGACCCAGACCTTCATGCAG CCCCTGAATCTGCGGCGGCTCGAGCATGAGAAGCGCAGGAAGGAGATCAAGGAGTCCTGGCACCGCGCCCAGAGGAAGCTG CAAGAGGCAGAGTCCAATCTCCGCAAGGCCAAGCAGGGCTACATGCAGCGCTGCGAGGACCATGACAAGGCCCGCTTCCTGGTGGCCAAGGCGGAGGAGGAGCAAGCCAGCATTGGGCCCGGTGCAGGGGGTGCAGCCTCCAAGACCCTGGATAAGCGTCgtcgcctggaggaggaggccAAGAACAAG gcagagGAAGCAATGGCTACATACCGTACATGCGTGGCCGATGCTAAAACACAGAAGCAGGAGCTGGAGGATACCAAGGTGACGGCATTACGGCAGATCCAGGAGGTCATCCGGCAGAGCGACCAGACCATCAAGTCG GCCACCATCTCCTATTACCAGATGATGCACACGCAGACGGCCCCACTGCCCGTGCACTTCCACATGCTGTATGAGAGCAGCAAGCTGTACGACCCAGGACAGCAGTATGCTTCCCACGTGCGCCAGCTGCAGCGCGGCGAGGAGCCTGATGTGCACTACGACTTCGAGCCCCACGTGCCCGCCAGTGCCTG GTCCCCAGTCCTGCGTACTCGGAAAAGCAGCTTCAATGTCAGTGATGCTGTGGGGGCAGAGGCTGCCAGTAGCCCCCCGGAGGACGGTGGGCCCAGCGAGGGAGAGATTGCCAAGGAGCGCAGGA GTGGGCGGGGCCACCAGGTACACAAGTCGTGGCCCATCTCCATCTCGGATTCAGAGGCCAGTCTGGACCCCAGCCCTGGCTCAG AGGACTTTAAGAAGTTCGAGCGTATGTCTTCCTGTGGCACCATGTCGTCCAACGAGGAGCTGGCCGACCAGGAGGGCAGTGTAGGGGCGTCAGCCTTTGATCAGG CTGACCTCAATGGCATGACTCCAGAGCTGCCTGTGGCCATGCCCAGCGGGCCCTTCCGCCACGTGGGGTTGTCCAAGGCGGCCCGGACCCACCGGCTTCGGAAGCTCCGCACGCCGGCCAAGTGCCGGGAATGCAACAGCTACGTGTACTTCCAGGGCGCTGAGTGTGAGGAG TGCTGCCTGGCCTGCCACAAGAAGTGCCTGGAGACCTTGGCCATCCAGTGCGGCCACAAGAAGCTGCAGGGCCGTCTGCAGCTCTTTGGCCAGGACTTCAGACATGCTGCCCGCAGCACCCCCGACGGCGTGCCCTTCATCATCAAGAAGTGCATCTTTGAGATCGAGCAGCGGGCGCTGCGCACCAAG GGCATCTACCGGGTCAATGGGGTGAAGACACGTGTAGAGAAGCTATGCCAGGCCTTCGAGAACGGCAAGGAGCTGGTGGAACTGTCGCAAGCGTCGCCCCACGACATCAGCAATGTCCTCAAACTCTATCTGCGCCAG CTGCCTGAGCCGCTCATTTCTTTCCGCCTCTACCATGAGCTTGTGGGGATGGCCAAAGACAGTCTGAAGGCCGAGGCCGAGGCCAAGGCAGCATCTCGGGGTCGGCCGGATGCCACAGAGAGCGAGGCTGCGGCCATGGCCATGGCAGGCCGGTTGCGGGAACTCCTACGGGACCTGCCTCGGGAGAACTGGGCCACACTGCGGTACCTGATGCGGCACCTTCGCAG GATCGTGGAGGTGGAACAGGACAACAAGATGACACCAGGGAACCTGGGCATTGTGTTTGGGCCCACGCTGCTACGGCCCCGGCCCACTGAGGCCACTGTGTCCCTTTCCTCGCTGGTGGACTACCCCCACCAGGCCTGCATCGTGGAGACCCTCATCGCCCACTTCAGCCTGGTCTTCGAGGAGGAGCCCGAAGAGGCCCCAGGGGGCCAG GATGGGGTATCCAGCCAGCGACCTGAGGTGGTGGTCCAGGCACCGTACCTGGGGGGCAGCGGGGGTGCGGCCTTTCCCttgacagaggaggctgaggaTGGGGGCCTTG AACCCCACGTCGCCTCCAACGACTCCGACTCAGAGCTGGAGGAGGCCTCAGACCTGCAGTCCCCAGCAGGTGGGGCTGCACTGCACCGGCTCAGTTTTCTGGAGAGGCAGGGCGGCGACGCAGGCACAGAGGGCAGTCAGGGCAGCCGCAGCGGCAGCGAAGAGCAGCTGGGCGCCACAGCCGGGGAGTacgggcctggggcctgggaggcCCCTGGGGAGGAGTCAGCCCAGAGGCTCTCCGAGTACAACACCAACCAGTGCAACAACACCAGCCAGTGCATCACCACCAGCCAGTACAACGCCACCAACTGGTGCAACAATGTGGCTGCAGCTTGGCTGCCAGCTGTGAGGCTGCGTGGTGGGCGGCTGGTAGGGGGCAACAGCTGCAAGAGGCAGCCGGAGTTTGTGTAG